One window of the Parasphingopyxis algicola genome contains the following:
- a CDS encoding GntR family transcriptional regulator, whose protein sequence is MSDTAAKPRYVQLADSLRAAILRGDLSEEGQFPTETELCREHGVSRYTVREALRRLVAEGLIQRKRGSGTIIQPAAARGGTLHQPLSNVGELLQYARDTQYDFKPVGLTALPRRIADHVSGDTSGDWFQFQGVRTRLGDPKPIAITDAYVHGDYAEAAAEIRSSQVTIFRQLEELAGVKVAHVTQDIQAVGASADIAKALGISRRAPTLRILRAYRDAKNRIFEISASHHPGDRFAYSMHIDAEG, encoded by the coding sequence TTGTCCGACACCGCCGCCAAGCCCCGCTACGTCCAGCTCGCCGATTCGCTGCGCGCGGCGATCCTGCGCGGCGATCTGAGCGAGGAAGGCCAGTTTCCGACCGAGACCGAGCTGTGCCGCGAACATGGGGTGAGCCGCTATACGGTGCGCGAGGCGCTGCGGCGGCTGGTCGCCGAGGGGCTGATCCAGAGGAAACGCGGGTCCGGCACGATCATCCAGCCGGCGGCGGCGCGCGGCGGCACGCTGCACCAGCCGCTCTCCAATGTCGGCGAGCTGCTGCAATATGCGCGCGACACGCAATATGATTTCAAACCGGTCGGCCTGACGGCCCTGCCGCGGCGCATCGCCGATCATGTCAGCGGCGACACGAGCGGCGACTGGTTCCAGTTTCAGGGCGTTCGCACGCGGCTCGGCGACCCCAAGCCGATCGCGATCACCGACGCCTATGTCCATGGCGACTATGCCGAAGCGGCTGCCGAGATCCGCTCGTCCCAGGTCACGATCTTCCGCCAGCTGGAGGAGCTGGCCGGGGTCAAGGTGGCCCATGTCACGCAGGATATCCAGGCGGTCGGCGCCAGCGCGGACATCGCCAAGGCGCTCGGCATTTCGCGACGCGCGCCGACCTTGCGTATCCTGCGCGCCTATCGCGACGCGAAGAACCGGATCTTCGAGATTTCGGCCAGCCATCATCCCGGCGACCGGTTCGCCTATTCGATGCATATCGACGCCGAGGGCTGA
- a CDS encoding REDY-like protein HapK — MRIIVLFNLKDGVSVAEYEEWAKTRDIPGVNALGSVDGFTVHKATGLFGSDAKPAYDYFEIIDVNDMDAFVADISTDEFQAAAAPFQDYADNPQFVLTEDL; from the coding sequence ATGCGGATCATCGTGTTGTTCAACCTGAAGGACGGGGTCAGCGTCGCGGAGTATGAAGAATGGGCGAAGACGCGCGACATCCCAGGCGTCAACGCGCTCGGCTCGGTCGACGGCTTTACGGTTCACAAGGCGACCGGGCTGTTCGGATCGGACGCAAAACCGGCCTATGACTATTTCGAGATTATCGATGTCAACGACATGGATGCGTTCGTCGCCGATATCTCCACGGACGAATTCCAGGCCGCCGCCGCGCCGTTCCAGGATTATGCGGACAATCCGCAATTCGTGCTGACCGAAGACCTTTAG
- a CDS encoding amidase has translation MTEPLHRHGVAGLLALYRAGETMPSSVVEAAFDRIAALNGDLNAFVELDEPGAMQAAAESDRQILSAAPRPLEGVPVAIKANIDVEGLVTSAGIAARKDCVAATDAKVVADLRNAGAIVLGTLNMEEAALGAKTDNPWLGAAQNPHRIGHTPGGSSGGSGAAVAAGLCVMALGTDTLGSVRVPSAYCGVYGLKPTYNAISQHGLEICEASLDAIGPLARSLSDLEIVSRVLIDMAEPQTIETPVTLEALGDVECQPAVVTAHEKAAGQLGASESFALPDPLTRIRFAGFIRASRALHDHLADLRAADPDGLSDHLKFLIDIGPKRSDADLAEDEAVLARTREALHAAVDAHGAILLPTVPQVAFPHSEQAPVNQADFTCLANIAGLPALSIPAGVDETGLPVAVQLIGAAGNEAGLFDMARGLDVQLDGYRPPDLF, from the coding sequence ATGACCGAACCGCTGCATCGCCACGGCGTCGCCGGCCTGCTCGCGCTCTACCGGGCGGGCGAGACGATGCCGTCGAGCGTCGTCGAGGCGGCGTTCGATCGGATCGCGGCGCTGAACGGCGATCTCAACGCGTTTGTCGAGCTGGACGAACCGGGCGCGATGCAGGCGGCCGCCGAGAGCGACCGGCAGATCCTGTCCGCCGCGCCGCGCCCGCTCGAAGGCGTGCCGGTGGCGATCAAGGCCAATATCGATGTCGAGGGGCTGGTGACGAGCGCCGGGATCGCGGCGCGCAAGGATTGCGTCGCCGCGACTGACGCGAAGGTCGTGGCGGACCTGCGCAATGCCGGTGCGATCGTACTCGGCACGCTCAATATGGAGGAAGCCGCGCTCGGCGCGAAGACCGACAATCCATGGCTGGGCGCCGCGCAGAACCCGCACCGGATAGGCCATACGCCGGGCGGATCGTCCGGAGGCAGCGGCGCGGCGGTGGCGGCCGGGCTGTGCGTTATGGCGTTGGGCACCGACACGCTGGGTTCGGTCCGCGTGCCGTCCGCCTATTGCGGCGTCTACGGCCTCAAGCCGACCTATAATGCCATCAGCCAGCACGGCCTCGAAATCTGCGAGGCTTCGCTCGACGCCATCGGCCCGCTGGCGCGTTCGCTGAGCGACCTCGAAATCGTCTCGCGCGTCCTGATCGACATGGCTGAGCCCCAGACCATCGAAACGCCGGTTACCCTGGAAGCCCTGGGCGACGTCGAGTGCCAGCCGGCCGTGGTCACCGCCCATGAGAAGGCGGCCGGGCAGCTCGGTGCGAGCGAGAGTTTCGCGCTGCCCGATCCGCTGACCCGCATCCGCTTCGCCGGCTTCATCCGGGCCTCCCGCGCGCTGCACGATCATCTCGCCGATCTGCGCGCCGCCGACCCGGACGGGCTGTCGGACCATCTCAAATTCCTGATCGATATCGGGCCGAAGCGATCCGATGCCGATCTGGCCGAGGACGAGGCGGTGCTCGCCCGGACCCGCGAGGCGCTGCACGCGGCCGTCGATGCCCATGGCGCGATCCTGCTGCCGACCGTGCCGCAGGTTGCCTTCCCGCACAGCGAACAGGCGCCGGTCAACCAGGCCGATTTCACCTGCCTAGCGAACATCGCCGGGCTGCCCGCGCTCAGCATCCCGGCAGGGGTCGACGAGACCGGCCTGCCGGTCGCGGTCCAGCTGATCGGCGCGGCGGGCAACGAGGCGGGGCTGTTCGATATGGCGCGCGGGCTGGACGTGCAATTGGACGGCTATCGCCCGCCCGATCTATTCTGA
- a CDS encoding phenylacetate--CoA ligase family protein: MSFPTYFEAFDARQMLADYPVGEEFVSRYTAMSRDELHAIQDAQFRRLMKRGWEIPFYRRLWGDKGIEPGDIGGLADIAKLPVYDKTDLMASVNDHPPYGDFDGRGDNPVVFHTTSGTTGRPQPLMFGPKGREVTNLLVGRMYRWMGLQSDDVIQSVYGHGMINGGHYIREAVTHFTNSLFLSAGTGIETRSVNQVNLMADFGVTVMVGFVDYVRKLAEVAEAEKLFDRIKLRMIIGHLGTEDRASTEDAWHGAKAYDWYGVGDTGSIAGEGPDRNGLYVWEDAQYLELLDVDTGAPVAAGETGDMVVTCLFKDDIAPCIRFNTHDVTEELTGANDTGMVFKRISGFKGRSDNMVKLRGINIFPHAIGALIENRGDLTGEYVCRVTRDENGKDHMRVVMESRGGTDRDEIGEILKRGLGIEIDLDMVGVGDTAKDTQIDVRQKPIRLIDERKL; the protein is encoded by the coding sequence ATGAGCTTTCCCACCTATTTCGAGGCCTTCGACGCCAGGCAGATGCTGGCCGATTATCCGGTCGGCGAGGAATTCGTCTCCCGCTACACGGCGATGTCGCGCGACGAATTGCACGCGATTCAGGATGCGCAGTTTCGCAGGCTCATGAAACGCGGCTGGGAGATTCCCTTCTACCGGCGGCTCTGGGGCGACAAGGGCATCGAGCCCGGCGATATCGGCGGGCTCGCGGACATCGCCAAGCTGCCGGTGTACGACAAGACGGACCTCATGGCCTCGGTCAACGATCATCCGCCCTATGGCGATTTCGACGGGCGCGGCGACAATCCCGTCGTTTTCCACACGACGAGCGGGACGACTGGCCGCCCCCAGCCGCTGATGTTCGGGCCCAAGGGCCGCGAGGTGACCAACCTGCTCGTCGGCCGTATGTATCGCTGGATGGGCTTGCAGTCGGACGATGTGATCCAGTCGGTCTACGGCCATGGCATGATCAATGGCGGCCATTATATCCGCGAAGCCGTGACGCATTTCACCAATTCGCTGTTCCTGAGCGCGGGCACCGGCATCGAGACCCGCTCGGTCAATCAGGTCAATCTGATGGCCGATTTCGGCGTCACCGTTATGGTCGGTTTCGTCGATTATGTCCGCAAGCTCGCAGAGGTCGCCGAAGCCGAAAAGCTGTTTGACCGCATCAAGCTGCGCATGATCATCGGCCATCTCGGCACCGAGGATCGCGCATCGACCGAGGACGCCTGGCACGGGGCCAAGGCCTATGACTGGTACGGCGTCGGCGATACCGGCTCGATCGCGGGCGAGGGACCGGACCGCAACGGATTGTACGTCTGGGAGGACGCGCAATATCTGGAGCTGCTCGACGTCGATACCGGCGCGCCCGTGGCGGCGGGCGAGACCGGCGACATGGTCGTAACCTGCCTGTTCAAGGACGATATCGCGCCCTGCATCCGCTTCAACACGCATGACGTGACCGAGGAGCTGACGGGCGCCAACGATACCGGCATGGTCTTCAAGCGCATCTCGGGCTTCAAGGGCCGCAGCGATAATATGGTCAAGCTGCGCGGCATCAACATCTTTCCGCATGCGATCGGCGCGCTGATCGAGAATCGGGGGGATCTGACCGGCGAATATGTCTGCCGTGTGACCCGCGACGAAAACGGCAAGGATCATATGCGGGTCGTAATGGAAAGCCGGGGCGGCACGGATCGGGACGAGATCGGCGAAATCCTGAAACGCGGCCTCGGTATCGAGATCGATCTCGACATGGTCGGCGTCGGCGACACCGCTAAGGACACGCAGATCGACGTCCGGCAAAAACCGATCCGCCTGATCGACGAGAGGAAACTGTGA
- a CDS encoding MmgE/PrpD family protein has translation MSEPLLAQLSERLARPVGESDRQRARLHLLDWLACVAGGRESAVSRLFARILPGYPVTAAMVSNLLEMDDVHRTALLHPGPVIWGAVFSMSSETMVGALDDAVRGYEAMIAIGAALDDHHYSHWHPTATAGVFGAAAAAGSYWDLDRDSMVWALANAGSVAGGLWHMRHDDVMTKQWHVANAIRVGNDTAWMAMDGLTGPAALLEGPQGLFEAMTQEPGPLADNGDSWLIHQVSFKPFAACRHAHPAIDAAIELRKAGELQPPFHVETYADALAFCDRPDPVTELDAKFSLQHAVAVVADGRKAEPADFTEEAIAALADLRAQVTVAEDPEITARYPAHYGVRVNGLELIDTLGDPERPVDEDAIIAKMHSLAEWGGLKASDAEKAVDVALEGDNVIAVHDLLQEWLT, from the coding sequence ATGAGCGAACCGCTTCTGGCGCAACTTTCGGAAAGACTAGCGCGGCCCGTCGGCGAAAGCGATAGGCAGCGCGCCCGGCTCCACCTGCTCGACTGGCTGGCCTGTGTGGCGGGGGGCCGGGAGAGTGCGGTTTCGAGACTCTTCGCGAGAATATTACCGGGATATCCGGTCACCGCGGCCATGGTCTCGAATCTGCTCGAAATGGACGATGTGCATCGCACAGCCCTTCTCCACCCCGGGCCGGTGATCTGGGGTGCGGTTTTCTCGATGTCTTCAGAAACAATGGTTGGCGCGCTCGACGATGCGGTGCGTGGCTATGAGGCGATGATTGCGATCGGTGCGGCGCTGGACGACCATCACTACAGCCATTGGCACCCGACAGCGACGGCCGGTGTTTTCGGCGCCGCGGCCGCCGCCGGCTCTTATTGGGACTTGGATCGCGACAGCATGGTTTGGGCTTTGGCCAACGCCGGTTCCGTCGCCGGTGGCCTATGGCATATGCGCCACGACGATGTGATGACCAAGCAATGGCATGTCGCCAACGCGATCCGCGTCGGTAACGATACGGCATGGATGGCGATGGACGGCCTCACCGGCCCGGCTGCGCTGCTCGAGGGCCCGCAGGGCCTGTTCGAAGCCATGACGCAAGAACCCGGCCCGCTGGCCGATAATGGCGATAGCTGGCTCATCCATCAGGTCAGCTTCAAGCCCTTCGCGGCCTGCCGCCACGCGCATCCCGCGATCGATGCAGCGATAGAGTTGCGCAAGGCCGGCGAGCTCCAGCCGCCTTTCCATGTCGAAACCTATGCCGATGCGCTGGCCTTTTGCGACCGGCCTGATCCGGTGACCGAACTGGATGCAAAATTCTCACTCCAACATGCGGTAGCGGTCGTCGCCGATGGGCGGAAAGCCGAGCCGGCGGACTTCACCGAAGAGGCGATAGCCGCGCTGGCCGATCTCCGCGCGCAGGTGACCGTGGCCGAAGATCCTGAGATCACCGCCCGCTATCCGGCGCATTACGGCGTGCGGGTGAACGGGCTGGAACTGATCGATACGCTTGGCGACCCGGAACGGCCGGTGGACGAGGACGCGATCATCGCCAAGATGCACAGCCTTGCCGAGTGGGGCGGATTGAAAGCCAGCGACGCGGAAAAGGCTGTCGATGTCGCGCTGGAAGGCGACAATGTCATCGCAGTACATGATCTGCTCCAGGAATGGCTGACATGA
- a CDS encoding SDR family NAD(P)-dependent oxidoreductase, with protein MGRFSGKTIVVTGSGKEKGLGQGILQRFADDGANCVVSDIAIDAEAEGVADELRGRGAEVATIACDVSDPAQCQALVDGAVDRFGGVDIMVNNAGIGFMMTPLLDVKPEDWATVIAVNLSGAFYCTQAAAKAMVAKGGGGRIINIASQAAKTGFPHMASYCSSKHGMVGLTRSTALELGGHGITVNAICPNHVTTGLGQKQNEYFSKLLGFPSVEAYLENMKARNPMGRPGLPSDTAAACAWLASDEAIYVTGEALNVSGGEEMH; from the coding sequence ATGGGCCGTTTTTCGGGCAAGACCATCGTCGTCACGGGCTCGGGCAAGGAAAAGGGGCTGGGGCAGGGCATTCTCCAGCGCTTCGCCGATGACGGCGCGAACTGCGTGGTGTCCGATATCGCGATTGACGCCGAGGCCGAGGGCGTGGCGGACGAACTGCGCGGGCGCGGCGCCGAGGTCGCGACGATCGCCTGCGACGTCAGCGATCCGGCGCAATGCCAGGCGCTGGTCGATGGGGCGGTCGACCGGTTCGGCGGCGTCGACATCATGGTCAACAATGCGGGTATCGGCTTCATGATGACGCCGCTGCTCGATGTGAAGCCCGAGGACTGGGCGACCGTCATCGCGGTCAACCTCTCCGGCGCCTTTTACTGCACCCAGGCCGCGGCCAAGGCGATGGTCGCGAAAGGCGGGGGCGGGCGGATCATCAACATCGCCAGCCAGGCCGCGAAGACCGGATTTCCGCACATGGCCTCCTATTGCAGCTCCAAGCACGGGATGGTCGGGCTGACCCGGTCGACCGCGCTGGAGCTGGGCGGGCACGGGATCACGGTCAACGCCATATGCCCCAACCATGTGACGACCGGGCTCGGCCAGAAGCAGAATGAGTATTTCTCCAAACTGCTCGGCTTCCCCAGCGTCGAGGCCTATCTGGAGAATATGAAGGCGCGCAATCCGATGGGGCGGCCCGGCCTGCCCTCGGACACCGCCGCCGCCTGTGCATGGCTGGCGAGCGACGAGGCCATCTATGTGACCGGCGAAGCGCTCAACGTGTCGGGCGGAGAGGAAATGCACTGA
- a CDS encoding MmgE/PrpD family protein yields the protein MTATQHLLDFAAADHRLPDSAREAALRLLADTLAGGAAGAASDEARHMLAAVRGWGEGDASRLLGFPPPAHPELVEGSSCSFGQEKDRASTGSAPADHFEHARLPAPSAAWFNGFAIHCLEWDAVHEPAVVHALSVVTAALIAASDRKGGSDPDAFLAALAVGVDIASGMGVAATGAMSFFRPATAGVIGAALAVARLEGLPSDRFADVLGIAYSQAAGTMQAHVEASVALPLQIAHAARAAITAVDLARAGMDGRHNALEGPFGYFTLFEPGDLRRYTDSIGERWLIEEVSTKPFPSGRASHGVLGTIDDLLRSGELEPAAVASVDVAAPPLINRLVGRPYKPDMAPSYARLCLPFLVPLLLRDGIVNPACFTADQFADPALAALGDKVTVRLNDNPDPNALAPQQLTIMLKNGGHIARQITGNLGSPAAPMSADQTKAKYDLCRVLASPDADARLFDDPLLYATDPQ from the coding sequence ATGACCGCGACCCAGCACCTTCTCGATTTTGCCGCGGCCGATCACCGGCTGCCCGATAGCGCCCGCGAAGCGGCGCTCCGGCTGTTGGCCGATACCCTGGCGGGCGGCGCGGCGGGCGCGGCGTCCGACGAAGCGCGGCATATGCTGGCCGCGGTGCGCGGCTGGGGCGAGGGCGATGCGTCGCGCCTGCTCGGCTTTCCTCCACCCGCTCACCCTGAGCTTGTCGAAGGGTCGTCCTGTTCTTTCGGGCAAGAAAAGGACAGGGCTTCGACGGGCTCAGCCCCAGCGGATCATTTTGAACATGCGCGCCTGCCCGCACCGTCTGCCGCCTGGTTCAACGGCTTTGCGATCCATTGTCTCGAATGGGATGCGGTGCACGAGCCGGCGGTGGTCCATGCTCTGTCGGTCGTCACGGCGGCGTTGATCGCGGCGTCGGATCGCAAGGGCGGCAGCGATCCCGACGCATTTCTCGCGGCGCTCGCGGTCGGCGTCGATATCGCGAGCGGCATGGGCGTCGCGGCGACCGGCGCGATGTCTTTTTTCCGCCCCGCCACGGCGGGCGTGATCGGCGCGGCGCTGGCGGTCGCGCGCCTCGAAGGCCTGCCGTCGGATCGTTTCGCCGATGTCCTGGGAATCGCTTATTCGCAGGCCGCGGGCACGATGCAGGCGCATGTTGAGGCCTCGGTCGCGCTCCCGCTGCAGATCGCCCATGCTGCGCGCGCCGCGATCACGGCCGTCGATCTCGCCAGGGCCGGGATGGACGGGCGGCATAACGCGCTCGAAGGCCCGTTCGGCTATTTCACTCTCTTCGAGCCGGGCGATCTGCGCCGTTACACCGACAGCATCGGCGAACGCTGGCTGATCGAAGAGGTCAGCACCAAGCCCTTCCCATCGGGACGGGCCAGCCATGGCGTGCTCGGCACGATCGACGATCTGCTGCGCTCAGGCGAGCTCGAGCCGGCGGCCGTCGCAAGCGTCGATGTCGCCGCCCCGCCGCTGATCAACCGGCTCGTCGGGCGGCCTTACAAGCCGGACATGGCGCCGAGCTATGCGCGGCTCTGCCTGCCGTTCCTCGTGCCGCTGCTGCTGCGCGACGGCATCGTCAATCCGGCCTGTTTCACCGCCGACCAGTTCGCCGATCCCGCGCTCGCGGCGCTGGGCGACAAGGTCACCGTCCGGCTGAACGATAATCCCGATCCGAACGCGCTCGCGCCGCAGCAGCTGACGATCATGCTGAAAAATGGCGGCCATATCGCCCGCCAGATCACCGGCAATCTCGGCAGTCCCGCAGCGCCGATGAGCGCCGACCAGACCAAGGCGAAATATGATCTCTGCCGCGTGCTCGCTTCACCCGATGCGGATGCGCGGCTCTTCGACGACCCCTTACTCTATGCAACGGACCCGCAATGA